Within the Beduinella massiliensis genome, the region CAACACCGGCCTGGACTGCGCGATCCTCATGAACCGCGAGGTGTGGGTGGCTTCCGGCCACGTGGGCGGCTTCAACGACCCGCTGATGGACTGCAAGGCGTGTAAGGCGCGCTTTCGTGCGGACAAGCTGATCGAGGACTTCACCAAGGGCGAGGAGACGGGCGACGGCTGGTCCAACGCGGAGCTGGAAGCCTACATCGACGGCCACGACATCGTCTGCCCGGTCTGCGGCAAGAAAGATTTCACGGGCATCCGTCAGTTCAACCTGATGTTCAAGACCCATCAGGGCGTCAACGAGAGCTCCGCGACGGAAATCTACCTGCGCCCGGAGACCGCGCAGGGCATCTTCGTCAACTTCCAGAACGTCATGCGTACCACCCGCAAGAAGCTGCCCGCGGGCATCGCGCAGATCGGAAAATCCTTCCGTAACGAGATCACGCCCGGCAACTTCATCTTCCGCGTGCGCGAGTTCGAGCAGATGGAGCTCGAATTCTTCTGCAAGCCCGGCGAAGACCTCGAGTGGTTCAACTACTGGCGTTCCTTCTGCCGCGATTGGCTGCTGAATCTGGGCATGAGGGAAGAAAACCTGCGCCTGCGCGATCACGAGCCGGAAAAACTGGCCTTCTACTCCAAGGCGACCACCGACTTTGAGTACCTGTTCCCGTTCGGCTGGGGCGAACTGTGGGGCATCGCCGACCGCACGGACTACGACCTCAAGCAGCACCAGGAGCATTCCGGCAAGTCCATGGAATACCTGGACCCGGTGACAAACGAAAAGTTCATCCCCTACTGCGTGGAGCCCTCCCTGGGCGCGGACCGCGCGTTCCTCGCGTTTCTGTGCGACGCCTACGACGAGGAGGAGCTCGAGGGCGGCGACAGCCGCGTGGTGCTGCACCTGCACCCAGCGCTCGCGCCCTTCAAGTGCGCCGTGCTGCCGCTGCAAAAGAACAAGCTGGGCGGCCTGGCCACGGAGGTCTACGAGAGGCTCGCGGCGCACTTCATGGTCGATTACGACGAGACCGGCTCCATCGGCAAGCGCTACCGCCGTCAGGACGAGATCGGCACGCCCATGTGCGTGACCGTCGACTTCGACACGCAGGAGAGCGGCATCGTCACCGTCCGCGACCGCGACACCATGCAG harbors:
- a CDS encoding glycine--tRNA ligase, whose translation is MEKTMDKIVALCKNRGFIFPGSEIYGGLSNSWDYGPLGVEFKNNVKRAWWKKFVQENRYNTGLDCAILMNREVWVASGHVGGFNDPLMDCKACKARFRADKLIEDFTKGEETGDGWSNAELEAYIDGHDIVCPVCGKKDFTGIRQFNLMFKTHQGVNESSATEIYLRPETAQGIFVNFQNVMRTTRKKLPAGIAQIGKSFRNEITPGNFIFRVREFEQMELEFFCKPGEDLEWFNYWRSFCRDWLLNLGMREENLRLRDHEPEKLAFYSKATTDFEYLFPFGWGELWGIADRTDYDLKQHQEHSGKSMEYLDPVTNEKFIPYCVEPSLGADRAFLAFLCDAYDEEELEGGDSRVVLHLHPALAPFKCAVLPLQKNKLGGLATEVYERLAAHFMVDYDETGSIGKRYRRQDEIGTPMCVTVDFDTQESGIVTVRDRDTMQQDKVHVDDLVAYIEKKIAY